A genome region from Rattus norvegicus strain BN/NHsdMcwi chromosome 17, GRCr8, whole genome shotgun sequence includes the following:
- the Phf2 gene encoding lysine-specific demethylase PHF2 encodes MATVPVYCVCRLPYDVTRFMIECDACKDWFHGSCVGVEEEEAPDIDIYHCPNCEKTHGKSTLKKKRTWHKHGPGQTPDMKPVQNGSQLFIKELRSRTFPSAEDVVSRVPGSQLTVGYMEEHGFTEPILVPKKDGLGLAVPAPTFYVSDVENYVGPERSVDVTDVTKQKDCKMKLKEFVDYYYSTNRKRVLNVTNLEFSDTRMSSFVEPPDIVKKLSWVENYWPDDALLAKPKVTKYCLICVKDSYTDFHIDSGGASAWYHVLKGEKIFYLIRPASANLSLYECWRSASNHSEMFFADQVDKCYKCTVKQGQTLFIPSGWIYATLTPVDCLAFAGHFLHSLSVEMQMRAYEVERRLKLGSLTQFPNFETACWYMGKHLLEAFKGSHKSGKQLPPHLVQGAKILNGAFRSWTKKQALAEHEDELPEHFRPSQLIKDLAKEIRLSENASKTVRPEVNAVASSDEVCDGDREKEEPPSPIESTPPRSLLEKVSKKKTSKTVKMPKPSKTPKPPKPPKPPKTLKLKDGSKKKGKKCKESASPTIPNLDLLEAHTKEALTKMEPPKKGKTPKSVLSVPNKDTVHTQNDVERLEIREQTKSKSEAKWKYKNSKPDSLLRMEEEQRLEKSPLAGNKDKFSFSFSNRKLLGSKPLRPPSSPGVFGTLQSFKEDKAKPVRDEYEYVSDDGELKIDEFPIRRKKNPPKRDLSFLLDKKETLLIPTSKPKLDSTAYKSDDSSDEGSLHIDTDTKPSRNAKVKKESGSSAAGILDLLQASEEVGALEYNPNSQPPASPSTQEAIQGMLSMANLQASDSCLQTTWGTGQAKGGSLAAHGARKNGGSSKGTGKRLLKRTAKNSVDLEDYEEQDHLDACFKDSDYVYPSLESDEDNPVFKSRSKKRKGSDDAPYSPTARVGPSVPRQDRPVREGTRVASIETGLAAAAAKLSQQEEQKNRKKKNTKRKPTPNTASPSVSTSASASTGTTSASTTPASTTPASTTPASTTPASTSTASSQASQEGSSPEPPPESHSSGLADHEYTAAGTFAGAQAGRASQPMAPGVFLTQRRPSASSPNNTAAKGKRTKKGMATAKQRLGKILKIHRNGKLLL; translated from the exons TCAAGAAAAAGCGGACCTGGCACAAGCATGGCCCTGGGCAGACACCGGACATGAAGCCAGTGCAGAATGGCAGCCAGCTGTTCATCAAGGAGCTGCGGAGCCGAACCTTCCCCAG TGCTGAAGATGTGGTGTCCCGTGTACCAGGcagccagctcactgtgggctaCATGGAGGAGCATGGCTTCACCGAGCCCATCCTTGTCCCCAAGAAAGATGGCCTGGGCTTGGCTGTCCCTGCCCCAACATTCTACGTGAGTGACGTGGAGAACTATGTGG GGCCAGAGAGGAGTGTGGACGTGACAGACGTTACCAAGCAGAAAGACTGCAAAATGAAGCTGAAAGAATTCGTGGACTATTACTACAGCACCAACCGCAAACGTGTTCTCAATGTGACCAACCTCGAGTTCTCAGACACCAG AATGTCCAGCTTTGTGGAGCCACCTGACATTGTGAAGAAACTATCGTGGGTGGAAAACTACTGGCCCGATGACGCGCTGCTGGCCAAGCCCAAGGTGACCAAGTACTGCCTGATCTGTGTGAAGGACAGCTACACCGACTTCCACATTGATTCTGGAGGTGCCTCAGCCTGGTACCACGTTCTCAAG GGGGAGAAGATCTTCTATCTCATCCGGCCGGCCTCAGCCAACCTCTCCCTATATGAATGCTGGCGGTCAGCCTCCAACCACAGCGAGATGTTCTTTGCTGACCAGGTGGACAAGTGCTATAAGTGCACTGTCAAGCAGGGCCAGACCCTCTTCATCCCCTCAG GCTGGATATACGCTACGCTCACCCCTGTGGACTGCCTGGCCTTCGCTGGACATTTTCTTCACAGCCTCAGTGTGGAGATGCAGATGAG GGCATACGAGGTGGAAAGAAGGTTAAAACTAGGCAGCCTGACTCAATTTCCCAACTTTGAAACTGCCTGCTGGTACATGGGGAAGCATCTATTGGAAGCATTCAAAG GTTCTCACAAGTCTGGGAAACAGCTGCCCCCACACTTAGTTCAAGGAGCTAAGATTCTCAATGGTGCTTTTAGGTCATGGACGAAGAAGCAG GCTTTGGCAGAGCACGAGGACGAGCTCCCGGAGCACTTCAGGCCCTCACAGCTCATCAAGGACCTGGCCAAAGAGATCAGGCTCAGCGAG AATGCCTCCAAAACTGTCCGACCTGAAGTAAATGCTGTCGCCTCCTCAGATGAGGTCTGTGACGGGGACCGGGAGAAGGAGGAACCGCCATCTCCCATTGAGTCTACCCCACCTCGATCCCTCCTGGAGAAAGTGTCCAAAAAAAAGACTTCCAAGACTGTGAAGATGCCCAAGCCATCCAAAACCCCCAAGCCCCCCAAGCCCCCCAAGCCCCCCAAAACCCTGAAACTCAAGGACGGAagcaagaagaaagggaagaagtgCAAAGAGTCCGCCTCTCCCACCATCCCCAACTTGGACCTGCTTGAGGCCCACACCAAGGAGGCGCTGACCAAGATGGAGCCACcgaagaaaggaaag ACTCCAAAGAGCGTCCTGAGTGTTCCCAATAAGGACACGGTCCACACGCAGAATGACGTGGAAAGACTGGAAATCCGAGAGCAAACAAAGAGCAAGTCGGAGGCCAAGTGGAAGTACAAG AACAGCAAACCTGACTCTTTACTGAGaatggaggaggagcagaggttGGAGAAGTCACCCCTGGCTGGGAACAAGGacaagttttccttttctttctctaacaGAAAACTCCTGGG CTCCAAGCCCCTCAGGCCGCCGAGCAGCCCTGGCGTGTTCGGGACCTTGCAGAGCTTCAAGGAGGACAAGGCCAAGCCCGTCCGAGATGAGTATGAATATGTATCGGACGACGGGGAGCTGAAGATTGACGAGTTTCCTATCAGGAGGAAGAAGAACCCCCCCAAAAGGGATTTGTCCT TTTTGTTAGACAAGAAGGAGACTCTCCTCATCCCCACCTCGAAGCCAAAGCTGGACTCCACGGCATACAAG AGCGACGACTCCTCTGATGAGGGCTCTCTGCATATCGACACGGACACCAAGCCAAGCCGAAATGCCAAAGTGAAGAAGGAAAGTGGGAGCTCGGCGGCAGGCATCCTGGACCTACTGCAGGCCAGCGAGGAGGTCGGGGCTCTTGAGTACAACCCCAACAG CCAGCCCCCTGCCTCCCCCAGTACGCAGGAAGCCATTCAGGGAATGTTGTCCATGGCCAATCTGCAGGCCTCTGACTCCTGCCTGCAGACCACATGGGGCACTGGCCAGGCCAAGGGGGGTTCCCTGGCAGCCCATGGCGCCCGGAAGAATGGTGGTAGCAGCAAAGGGACAGGCAAGCGCCTACTGAAGAGGACTGCCAAGAACAGCGTGGATCTTGAGGACTATGAGGAGCAGGACCACCTGGACGCCTGCTTCAAGGACTCAGACTATG TTTACCCCTCACTGGAGTCTGACGAAGATAACCCTGTCTTCAAGTCCCGGTCAAAGAAGAGGAAAGGCTCAGACGATGCTCCTTACAGCCCCACAG CCAGGGTCGGTCCATCAGTGCCGAGACAAGACAGGCCTGTGCGTGAGGGGACCAGAGTGGCCTCCATTGAGACTGGGCTGGCAGCTGCTGCAGCCAAGCTGTCCCAGCAG gaggagcagaaaaacaggaagaagaagaacacCAAAAGGAAGCCGACTCCTAACACTGCCTCCCCCTCCGTCTCCACGTCTGCCTCCGCCTCCACGGGTACCACCTCGGCCTCCACCACCCCAGCCTCCACCACCCCGGCCTCCACCACCCCAGCATCCACCACCCCGGCCTCTACCAGCACAGCCAGCAGCCAGGCCTCACAGGAGGGCAGCTCACCCGAGCCCCCACCTGAGTCACACAGCAGTGGCCTAGCTGACCACGAGTATACAGCAGCCGGCACATTCGCAGGGGCCCAGGCTGGCCGTGCCTCCCAGCCCATGGCCCCTGGAGTCTTTCTCACACAGAGGCGGCCTTCTGCATCATCCCCCAACAACACTGCTGCCAAAG GAAAACGTACAAAAAAGGGCATGGCCACCGCCAAGCAAAGGCTTGGAAAGATCTTGAAGATCCATCGGAATGGGAAACTGCTCCTCTAA